The stretch of DNA GAGGCGGCTTAAGCGGGCGCAGGGCCAGCCCCGGCCGCGGGCCAGGGCTTCCACCGCCGCGGCCCGCTCCGGGTGGCGGGGGGCCAGGACCAGGAGCAGGGCAGGGGAGGGGGCCCTAAGGCGCCCATAAGCCTCCAGCACCATTTCCTCCTCCCCGGCGTGGGTGGAGGCGGCCAGAAACACCGGCGCCTCCTTAATGCCCAGGGCTGCCAGCCAGGCCGGTCCTTGGGGTTCCCCCGACGATGCCTCAGTGCGGGAAGGGGAGGGGAGGGGGGAGACGCCCTGCCGTTCCTGCCAGGCCCTCAGCAGCCGGTCCACCTTCAGGTTGCCGGTGAGGTGCAGCCTTTCCCGGGGCGCGCCCAGCCGGCTGAGCCTGGCCGCATCCTCTGCCGAGCCTGCGGCGATGACATCGAATAAATCCAAAAAGGCGGCCGCCAGGGACGGCACCCGGAGATAGCGGCGGAAGCTGCGCTCCGATAGGCGGGCGTTCAGCAGGGCCAGCTTGCACCCCCGCTCCCTGGCCAGCATCAGGAAGCCGGGCCACAGCTCCGATTCCAGGGCCAGAAAGACATCGGGCTTGAGGACCCTAAGGGCCCGGGAGACCGCCCAGGGCAGGTCCAAAGGAAAATAGCAGACTGTGGCCCCCAAAGGGCCGAACAGGCGGCGGGCCACCTCCTGACCGGTGGCGGTGCCGGTGGAGATGGTGAGGGAGGCCTCCGGCAGCAACCGGCGCAGTTCCTCTACCA from Desulfobaccales bacterium encodes:
- a CDS encoding 3-deoxy-D-manno-octulosonic acid transferase, with the protein product MLRKILLGGYFGLTGSLGLLGWPFYYRHLRRRDAEESFYPRLGLTPPPSPPPGWPRLWLHGVSVGEIASAPPLVEELRRLLPEASLTISTGTATGQEVARRLFGPLGATVCYFPLDLPWAVSRALRVLKPDVFLALESELWPGFLMLARERGCKLALLNARLSERSFRRYLRVPSLAAAFLDLFDVIAAGSAEDAARLSRLGAPRERLHLTGNLKVDRLLRAWQERQGVSPLPSPSRTEASSGEPQGPAWLAALGIKEAPVFLAASTHAGEEEMVLEAYGRLRAPSPALLLVLAPRHPERAAAVEALARGRGWPCARLSRLKAGEVRRGEPVILVDTIGDLFDLYAVATVAFVGGSLIPHGGQNLLEAAVWGLAPLSGPHLNNFRWAEEMLTAASALAIVEDAASLAAAVQARLADPQAARQAGDRARRALAAHQGAAVRQAELVASLLK